A window of the Hevea brasiliensis isolate MT/VB/25A 57/8 chromosome 6, ASM3005281v1, whole genome shotgun sequence genome harbors these coding sequences:
- the LOC110670710 gene encoding transcription factor bHLH68 isoform X2: MMAGNPSRWSMHPPSQQPSALLSSSPSPALFPSQYVLGSSSSLPFNSLTDNQELPQSWSQLLLGGLSGEEEGRFGLSHFQPKKLENWEDQILNPYSRVPVVADVKQEIPQNSNLYGHGDEEFQPPRPTWSQVMPVSSPKSCVTTLSSNILDFSYNKPDVRNQHPDQSSMCNSTVTGGMCKKPRVQQSSTQPPLKVRKEKLGDRITALHQLVSPFGKTDTASVLLEAIGYIRFLQGQIEALSSPYLGSSSSNMRNQQSVQGERNSVFPEDPGQDSHEMPKDLRSRGLCLVPVSCTQHVGSDNGADYWAPAIGGGGF, encoded by the exons ATGATGGCAGGAAACCCTAGCCGGTGGAGCATGCATCCACCATCACAGCAGCCTTCTGCTTTGTTATCTTCATCTCCTTCTCCAGCTCTCTTCCCTTCCCAATATGTCCTCGGATCTTCTTCTTCACTTCCTTTCAATTCTTTGACTGATAACCAAGAGCTTCCTCAGTCATGGAGCCAACTACTTTT gggtGGTTTGTcaggagaagaagaaggcaggTTTGGCCTGAGTCACTTTCAACCCAAAAAGTTAGAGAATTGGGAAGACCAAATCTTGAATCCATATTCAAGGGTTCCTGTAGTTGCTGATGTAAAACAAGAAATTCCTCAAAATAGCAATTTGTACGGTCATGGAGACGAAGAATTTCAGCCGCCCAGGCCTACTTGGTCACAAGTCATGCCAGTATCTTCTCCTAAGTCTTGTGTTACAACTCTAAGTAGTAATATACTGGACTTCTCTTataacaaacctgatgtgagGAATCAACATCCAGATCAATCATCTATG TGCAATAGTACAGTCACAGGTGGAATGTGCAAGAAGCCTAGGGTTCAGCAGTCTTCAACCCAACCACCTCTAAAG GTGAGGAAGGAGAAATTGGGTGATAGAATCACAGCTCTTCACCAGCTAGTTTCCCCATTTGGAAAG ACTGACACAGCTTCCGTCTTGTTAGAAGCTATTGGATATATCAGATTCCTTCAGGGTCAAATTGAG GCCCTTAGCTCCCCTTACTTGGGCTCTTCATCGTCAAACATGAGGAACCAACAGTCT GTTCAAGGAGAAAGAAATTCCGTGTTTCCTGAAGACCCAGGTCAG GATAGCCATGAAATGCCAAAGGACTTGAGGAGCAGAGGGCTGTGCTTGGTTCCTGTGTCTTGCACTCAGCATGTTGGAAGTGATAATGGTGCTGACTATTGGGCTCCGGCGATCGGCGGCGGGGGGTTTTGA
- the LOC110670724 gene encoding peroxisome biogenesis protein 2, with protein sequence MGSSSTLCPPEDAWILAHQKLLPQWQSLTLSSNQSTIPISISRVNQFDAARLDIEMSAMLKEQLVQVFSLMKPGMLFQYEPELDAFLEFLIWRFSIWVDKPTPGNALMNLRYRDDRAVEPREKVRTGLEQPGLTVAQKIWYCIATVGGQYIWAHLQSFSAFRRWGDSEQRPLARRAWILIQRIEGLYKAASFGNLLFFLYMGRFRNLIERVLRARLIYGGPNMNRAVSFEYMNRQLVWNEFSEMLLLLLPLLNSSSVKNLLSPFPKDKSSSSTGDNGTCPVCQAIPTIPFLALPCQHRYCYYCLRTQCAASPSFRCPKCSEPVIAMQRHGFLASDTKS encoded by the exons ATGGGTAGTAGCAGTACATTGTGTCCTCCAGAAGATGCGTGGATTCTTGCTCACCAAAAATTGCTTCCTCAATGGCAATCTCTCACCCTCTCGTCTAACCAG TCAACAATACCAATTTCAATATCTAGAGTTAATCAATTTGATGCTGCAAGATTAGACATTGAAATGTCAGCTATGTTAAAAGAGCAATTGGTCCAGGTCTTCTCTTTAATGAAG CCAGGAATGTTATTTCAATATGAGCCAGAACTTGATGCTTTCCTTGAGTTTCTTATTTGGAGGTTCTCTATTTGGGTAGATAAGCCTACACCAGGAAATGCTCTGATGAATCTGAGGTATAGAGATGATCGTGCAGTAGAACCAAGAGAAAAAG TCAGAACAGGTTTGGAACAACCTGGACTTACTGTGGCTCAGAAAATTTGGTATTGCATTGCCACTGTTGGTGGTCAATATATCTGGGCTCACTTGCAGTCATTCTCTGCCTTTCGTAGATGGGGTGATTCTGAGCAG AGGCCACTAGCACGGCGAGCATGGATTTTGATACAACGAATTGAGGGACTCTATAAGGCTGCTTCATTTGGCAACCTACTCTTTTTTCTTTACATGGGAAG ATTTAGGAACCTCATTGAAAGAGTCTTAAGAGCAAGGCTTATCTATGGAGGCCCTAATATGAACCGAGCTGTTAGCTTTGAGTACATGAATCGCCAATTAGTGTGGAATGAATTTTCG GAGATGTTGTTGTTGCTTCTTCCTCTTCTTAACTCATCATCTGTTAAAAACTTACTTAGCCCATTTCCAAAGGACAAATCCTCTAGTTCCACAGGAGACAATGGTACTTGTCCTGTTTGCCAGGCGATTCCAACTATTCCATTCCTGGCTCTCCCCTGTCAACACag GTACTGCTACTACTGCCTTAGAACACAATGTGCTGCATCTCCATCTTTCCGTTGTCCTAAATGCAGTGAGCCAGTGATAGCTATGCAGCGGCATGGTTTTTTAGCCAGTGATACAAAATCCTAA
- the LOC110670710 gene encoding transcription factor bHLH68 isoform X1 — MMAGNPSRWSMHPPSQQPSALLSSSPSPALFPSQYVLGSSSSLPFNSLTDNQELPQSWSQLLLGGLSGEEEGRFGLSHFQPKKLENWEDQILNPYSRVPVVADVKQEIPQNSNLYGHGDEEFQPPRPTWSQVMPVSSPKSCVTTLSSNILDFSYNKPDVRNQHPDQSSMCNSTVTGGMCKKPRVQQSSTQPPLKVRKEKLGDRITALHQLVSPFGKTDTASVLLEAIGYIRFLQGQIEALSSPYLGSSSSNMRNQQSVQGERNSVFPEDPGQLLNDICLKRKGGSNLQDSHEMPKDLRSRGLCLVPVSCTQHVGSDNGADYWAPAIGGGGF, encoded by the exons ATGATGGCAGGAAACCCTAGCCGGTGGAGCATGCATCCACCATCACAGCAGCCTTCTGCTTTGTTATCTTCATCTCCTTCTCCAGCTCTCTTCCCTTCCCAATATGTCCTCGGATCTTCTTCTTCACTTCCTTTCAATTCTTTGACTGATAACCAAGAGCTTCCTCAGTCATGGAGCCAACTACTTTT gggtGGTTTGTcaggagaagaagaaggcaggTTTGGCCTGAGTCACTTTCAACCCAAAAAGTTAGAGAATTGGGAAGACCAAATCTTGAATCCATATTCAAGGGTTCCTGTAGTTGCTGATGTAAAACAAGAAATTCCTCAAAATAGCAATTTGTACGGTCATGGAGACGAAGAATTTCAGCCGCCCAGGCCTACTTGGTCACAAGTCATGCCAGTATCTTCTCCTAAGTCTTGTGTTACAACTCTAAGTAGTAATATACTGGACTTCTCTTataacaaacctgatgtgagGAATCAACATCCAGATCAATCATCTATG TGCAATAGTACAGTCACAGGTGGAATGTGCAAGAAGCCTAGGGTTCAGCAGTCTTCAACCCAACCACCTCTAAAG GTGAGGAAGGAGAAATTGGGTGATAGAATCACAGCTCTTCACCAGCTAGTTTCCCCATTTGGAAAG ACTGACACAGCTTCCGTCTTGTTAGAAGCTATTGGATATATCAGATTCCTTCAGGGTCAAATTGAG GCCCTTAGCTCCCCTTACTTGGGCTCTTCATCGTCAAACATGAGGAACCAACAGTCT GTTCAAGGAGAAAGAAATTCCGTGTTTCCTGAAGACCCAGGTCAG TTGTTGAACGACATCTGCCTGAAAAGAAAAGGAGGTTCTAACCTGCAG GATAGCCATGAAATGCCAAAGGACTTGAGGAGCAGAGGGCTGTGCTTGGTTCCTGTGTCTTGCACTCAGCATGTTGGAAGTGATAATGGTGCTGACTATTGGGCTCCGGCGATCGGCGGCGGGGGGTTTTGA